The Castanea sativa cultivar Marrone di Chiusa Pesio chromosome 4, ASM4071231v1 sequence TTTTTAAGGACAGAGTGTAATcatctgatatatatatatatatatatatatatatatatttgtttttttcatcAAAGTGAAATGAGTAATTCTTTGTTAGCCTTTTCAAGCCTGAATAGTACCATATATTTGATCTCATTGATATTAAGAGATATAAAAATGTTCTGTGCAGAACCGAGTCCAACATGGGGGTTCCAATCtgaatgtataaaatttaaGCTTTCATGTCCCACACTTTCCTTCTTTTCAGTCTTTGGTTGAGATAtataaaacataataaaaatcaaaagaacTAAGTCaagataaaagagaaatgataatatataaataaattgataacTATGATCATAAACTAATCCCTGCATCACTAGACTTCCAAGCACATAGCAAGTGGGATAGTGAAGGTCTCCTTGCGCCTATACTAATGTTGACAAATTACACAGATTCAAGGGTCAGAAAGCAGCCAGGATTCAACCACAGCAAAACCACTTCTTCTGCATTCAAAATTTAGAGCTCTGTAAGATCTTAACTAACAGTTACAGATACCAAACATGAACTGCCAGTCTGCCACCAGAAGCTAATGATACATACAAGTCTATTATAAGCCATACCTTTTGAGGGTACTGAGGATAGCTGTCGTTCTTATACACGGGATTACTTTTTCGTGGGGTCACAAGGTTCTCAGTACCAGCACTGGTCTTCTTCTCATCTCTAGCATTGTTAAATATGACAGTGAATCCTTCTGCTGAGGCAGGATTGTTTACATCCCACTCTCCAAATTTAGGCAGCGGCCTAACTTTATCCTGCTTCAGAATAGAAAAGTTCTACCATAAATAGATGATTACAACTTGAATAGCATAAATTCATTAATGTGAAGCTATGGATAAAGCTCCAAATTTGGGCAGCGGAGAAACTTTATCTTGCTTAAGAATAGAAAAGTTCTGCCATAAATAGATGATTACAACTTGTTTAGCATAAATTCATTAATCTGAAGCGATGTCTACTTATCCATAAAGTAGAATTCATCTCTGCAGGCATAAAGTAGAATTCATCTCTTCAGGCATTAATTCAAGGTATATAAATGGAAGCCAAAATTTTCACCACTTGGCCATCCATCTCAACAGGCAGAGACTAAGAAAAGATCAGAAAACAAACGATAAACTTATGCCCACAGAATTATTAAGCAGCAAGTAATTGCACTGGTTCCAATAACTGCATATTGAAATGTGAAATACAAAGGGGTCTTTTACTTTCCTTCTTTACATGCCAAATTTGCATACAAATGATAGGTACTACTCAATCTCCAaagaattttacaaaaaatggCACACATCCCAACATAGACTTGGAGATTCAAAGGCACACCAGAACCATCCTGTGTCAAGAGACTCAAGACATGTATCATACAGTGGTGCCTTTCTAACAGATATGCCTCCATTCACTGCCTAACTCACGAGAAAGTATCATGATAGCAGCTTATGCAGAGCCCCTTCACATTTGTTGGGCCCCACAAACCAGTAGAATCCATATTTGAGGGGGGCTTTGTATAAACTGGcctcataagataatttttcctATATTGTGCAGTCACATATAGTGGGCTATAGAGCAAACTATTTTATTGAACTCATAAAAACAAATGCGTTTCAATAATTAAGTCACATTATGCATGAAAACTAGGACAATCTAGAGA is a genomic window containing:
- the LOC142632283 gene encoding protein NOI4, translated to MAQDKVRPLPKFGEWDVNNPASAEGFTVIFNNARDEKKTSAGTENLVTPRKSNPVYKNDSYPQYPQKKKWFCCG